A stretch of alpha proteobacterium HIMB59 DNA encodes these proteins:
- a CDS encoding malate dehydrogenase (NAD) (PFAM: lactate/malate dehydrogenase, alpha/beta C-terminal domain; lactate/malate dehydrogenase, NAD binding domain~TIGRFAM: malate dehydrogenase, NAD-dependent) produces the protein MAKISLIGAGNIGGTLAHLAALKKLGDVTLIDVVEGMPQGKALDLSQSSAVEGFTGKIKGTNDFSQMKNSDVIIITAGLPRQPGMSRDDLLETNGKIIKKIALDIKKHSPKAFVICITNPLDAMVYVLQKYSKLPKNMCVGMAGVLDSSRMKFFLSEALDVSIYDVETFVLGGHGDDMVPLVNYTTIGGIPLMDYIKTKKVPSSKIQQIVDRTRMGGGEIVKLLKRGSAFYAPASSAIQMAEAYLLNQKKLLPCAAYLNGQYGLNNMYMGVPTIIGSKGIEKIIEVKLSANEKSMLKKSVKSVQGLVSAVDKILK, from the coding sequence ATGGCTAAAATATCTTTAATAGGTGCTGGTAATATTGGCGGAACACTAGCTCATTTAGCAGCTCTAAAAAAATTAGGTGATGTGACTTTAATTGACGTTGTGGAGGGGATGCCTCAAGGAAAGGCTTTAGACCTTAGTCAATCATCTGCCGTGGAGGGATTTACTGGAAAAATAAAAGGAACGAATGATTTTTCTCAAATGAAAAACTCTGATGTCATTATTATTACTGCGGGCTTACCAAGACAGCCTGGAATGAGCAGAGATGATCTTTTAGAAACTAATGGGAAGATCATAAAAAAGATAGCCCTTGATATTAAAAAACACTCACCAAAAGCATTTGTCATTTGTATCACCAATCCTCTTGATGCGATGGTCTATGTTTTGCAAAAATATTCAAAGCTTCCAAAAAATATGTGTGTTGGAATGGCGGGAGTTCTTGACTCCTCTCGCATGAAATTTTTTTTATCTGAAGCCTTAGATGTCTCTATTTATGATGTCGAAACTTTTGTTTTGGGAGGACACGGAGATGACATGGTCCCCTTAGTTAATTATACCACCATTGGTGGCATTCCGTTGATGGACTACATTAAAACTAAAAAAGTACCATCCTCTAAAATTCAACAAATTGTTGATCGTACGCGAATGGGTGGTGGTGAAATAGTAAAGCTTTTAAAAAGAGGATCTGCATTTTATGCTCCAGCGAGCTCAGCTATTCAAATGGCTGAAGCTTATCTGTTAAACCAGAAGAAATTACTTCCATGCGCTGCATATCTCAATGGTCAATATGGATTAAATAATATGTATATGGGCGTTCCAACAATTATTGGAAGCAAAGGTATTGAAAAGATTATTGAGGTTAAACTTTCGGCTAATGAAAAATCTATGTTGAAGAAATCTGTAAAATCAGTTCAAGGACTAGTAAGCGCTGTTGACAAAATACTTAAATAA